The Clarias gariepinus isolate MV-2021 ecotype Netherlands chromosome 4, CGAR_prim_01v2, whole genome shotgun sequence genome window below encodes:
- the snai2 gene encoding zinc finger protein SNAI2, with product MPRSFLVKKHFNSAKKPNYSELDCPTAYVSPQFFKSLVIPVIPQPEVLSPVMYSPITMWTASDSPPSPLPTDLSPVSGYPSPKEIPRSDEDEHEHEQPASITTSNGGGSDVAEKFRCALCHKSYSTYAGLLKHKQLHCDAHARKAFSCKYCEKEYVSLGALKMHIRTHTLPCVCKLCGKAFSRPWLLQGHIRTHTGEKPFSCSHCSRAFADRSNLRAHLQTHSDVKKYQCKNCSKTFSRMSLLHKHEESGCCVAH from the exons ATGCCGCGCTCGTTTCTGGTCAAAAAGCATTTCAACTCCGCCAAGAAGCCGAACTACAGCGAGCTGGACTGTCCCACAG CGTACGTGTCTCCGCAGTTCTTTAAAAGCCTGGTGATACCCGTGATCCCTCAGCCCGAGGTGCTGAGCCCGGTGATGTACAGCCCGATCACCATGTGGACGGCGAGCGACTCTCCGCCGTCGCCGCTTCCCACCGACCTGTCGCCGGTGTCGGGATACCCCTCGCCCAAAGAGATCCCCAGGAGCGACGAGGACGAGCATGAGCACGAGCAGCCGGCCTCCATCACCACCAGCAACGGCGGCGGCTCGGACGTGGCGGAGAAATTCCGCTGTGCCCTGTGTCACAAGTCGTACTCCACGTACGCGGGCCTGCTCAAGCACAAGCAGCTACACTGTGACGCGCACGCGCGCAAGGCCTTCAGCTGCAAGTACTGCGAGAAGGAGTACGTGAGCCTCGGGGCGCTCAAAATGCACATACGGACACACACGCTGCCGTGCGTCTGCAAGCTATGCGGGAAGGCGTTCTCACGCCCGTGGCTGCTACAGGGACACATCCGCACTCACACAG GCGAGAAGCCGTTCTCGTGCTCTCACTGCAGCCGCGCGTTTGCCGACAGATCCAACCTCAGGGCCCACCTGCAGACGCACTCGGACGTGAAGAAGTACCAGTGCAAGAACTGCtcgaaaaccttctccagaatGTCTCTCCTGCACAAGCACGAGGAGTCGGGGTGCTGCGTCGCTCACTGA